Proteins encoded in a region of the Solanum dulcamara chromosome 9, daSolDulc1.2, whole genome shotgun sequence genome:
- the LOC129902716 gene encoding probable calcium-binding protein CML13: MGKDLSNDQISSMKEAFTLFDTDGDGKISPSEVGILMRSLGGNPTQAQLKSIIAEEKLTSPFDFNRFLELMSKHLKPEPFDRQLRDAFKVLDKDGTGYVVVSDLKHILTSIGEKLEPSEFDEWIREVDVGSDGKIRYEDFIARMVAK, from the coding sequence ATGGGGAAAGATCTGAGCAACGATCAAATATCCTCCATGAAGGAGGCATTCACTCTCTTCGATACCGACGGCGACGGAAAAATCTCCCCATCGGAGGTAGGTATCCTAATGCGTTCACTCGGAGGTAACCCTACCCAAGCTCAACTCAAATCAATAATCGCCGAGGAAAAACTCACATCGCCGTTCGATTTCAACCGGTTTTTGGAACTCATGTCGAAACACCTTAAACCGGAGCCATTTGATCGCCAATTACGCGATGCGTTCAAGGTACTTGATAAAGACGGCACTGGTTACGTCGTCGTTTCGGATCTAAAGCATATTTTAACTAGTATTGGTGAGAAGCTTGAGCCTTCGGaatttgatgagtggatccgaGAAGTTGATGTTGGATCCGATGGTAAGATCCGGTATGAAGATTTCATTGCTAGGATGGTTGCCAAGTGA
- the LOC129904606 gene encoding 65-kDa microtubule-associated protein 3-like, producing MSTPQNDPLLQTETTCGLLLHELQIIWDEVGECDTERDRMLFEIERECLEVYRRKVDQANKSRAQLRQAIADSEAELAAICSAMGERPVHIKQSDKSQGGLKAELRAVLPELEEMRKRKSDRKNHFIEVMKQIEKIKNEIYRLASTSLVVEESDLSLRKLEELHTELHTLQKEKSERLKQVLDHLGTLNSLCLVLGMDFKHTINEVDPSLGGSEEAKSICNDTIQNLAATIQRLQEVKLQRMQRLQDLTTSMLELWNLMDTPIEEQQIFQNVTCKIAAKEHEITEPNMLSMKFIAYIEEEVGHLEELKASKMKELVLKKKSELEEIYRKTHMVGDSDSAINIAIEAIESGAVNAADAVLEQIELQIAQVKEEAFSRKDILDRVEKWIAACEEECWLEEYNRDENRYNAGRGTHLTLKRAEKARALVNKLPAMVEALASKTKAWENERGTQFSYDGIPLLFMLEEYTILREEKELERKKQRDQKKLQGQLMAEQEARYGSKPSPMKNQSAKKGPKLSCGGAPSNRRFSLGGTMQQTCKTEIPHSTKATPNTCQAKKSERFHQLDQFNHPTDEGFPALSAGRRGGLGIDELPSKKQPISALSGSEVETAVMRKPFSPISSKSSSKSNATNILGDVNRKHNETMIKTPLSNHTTPLSTPVKTISTYEEENRTPAKAMPIPVPSTPSTVSVPMLTTTPGPAVVTPYNSKLVGNIHGEEKIEYSFEESRLEFYLQRTHF from the exons atgtCAACTCCTCAAAATGATCCACTCCTGCAAACGGAAACAACATGTGGGTTGTTGCTACATGAACTGCAG ATTATATGGGATGAAGTGGGGGAGTGTGATACTGAAAGGGACAGAATGCTATTTGAGATTGAGCGAGAATGTCTAGAAGTGTATAGACGTAAAGTGGACCAAGCAAACAAAAGCAGAGCTCAACTAAGGCAGGCAATTGCTGATTCTGAAGCAGAGCTTGCAGCTATCTGTTCTGCAATGGGGGAGCGACCGGTGCATATTAAACAG TCTGACAAGAGCCAAGGAGGTTTGAAGGCAGAACTTAGGGCTGTTCTTCCGGAACTTGAGGAGATGCGGAAGAGGAAATCCGACAGAAAGAATCATTTCATTGAAGTTATGAAGCAGATAGAGAAGATTAAGAATGAAATCTATAGGCTTGCTTCTACAAGCTTGGTAGTGGAAGAAAGTGATTTATCATTACGAAAGCTCGAAGAATTGCATACGGAACTGCACACACTTCAAAAAGAAAAG AGTGAACGTTTGAAACAGGTGCTGGATCACTTAGGTACTTTAAATTCACTATGCTTGGTTCTTGGCATGGATTTCAAACATACTATCAATGAGGTTGATCCAAGTCTTGGGGGATCAGAAGAAGCTAAGAGCATTTGTAATGATACCATCCAAAATTTAGCAGCTACAATACAAAGACTGCAAGAAGTTAAGTTACAAAGGATGCAGCGG CTACAAGATCTTACTACGTCCATGTTGGAACTATGGAATTTGATGGATACACCTATTGAAGAGCAGCAGATATTTCAGAATGTCACATGTAAGATAGCTGCCAAAGAACATGAGATAACAGAGCCTAACATGTTGTCTATGAAATTCATTGCTTAT attgaggaagaagTGGGCCATTTGGAAGAATTGAAAGCAAGCAAAATGAAGGAGCTTGTTCTGAAGAAGAAGTCAGAACTAGAGGAGATCTACAGAAAAACACATATGGTTGGTGATTCAGACAGTGCAATTAATATAGCTATTGAAGCTATTGAATCTG GAGCTGTCAATGCTGCTGATGCTGTCCTTGAACAAATTGAGCTCCAAATAGCTCAAGTTAAAGAGGAAGCTTTTAGCAGGAAAGACATTCTAGACAGAGTCGAGAAATGGATCGCTGCATGTGAGGAGGAGTGTTGGCTTGAGGAGTATAACAGG GACGAAAATCGCTACAATGCTGGACGAGGCACCCACCTAACTCTAAAGCGTGCTGAGAAAGCTCGCGCTTTGGTTAATAAACTTCCAG CAATGGTGGAGGCATTGGCCTCAAAAACAAAAGCATGGGAAAACGAGAGAGGaactcaattctcttatgatggT ATTCCTCTCCTCTTTATGCTTGAAGAGTATACCATCTTGCGGGAAGAAAAGGAGCTAGAACGTAAGAAGCAGAGG GACCAGAAGAAACTTCAGGGGCAGCTAATGGCAGAACAAGAGGCTCGTTATGGCTCAAAACCCAGCCCTATGAAGAACCAAAGTGCCAAAAAAGGTCCTAAATTGTCATGCGGGGGTGCTCCAAGCAATAGAAGGTTTTCGCTTGGAGGAACAATGCAGCAAACTTGTAAAACTGAAATCCCACATTCCACTAAAGCTACCCCAAACACATGTCAAGCAAAGAAGTCGGAGCGCTTTCATCAACTTGACCAATTTAATCATCCTACTGATGAAGGATTTCCAGCTTTATCAGCAG GGAGGAGAGGAGGTTTGGGTATAGATGAACTTCCTTCGAAAAAGCAACCCATCAGTGCATTAAGTGGTTCAGAAGTCGAGACAGCAGTAATGCGGAAGCCTTTCTCACCCATTTCTTCCAAAAGTTCTTCCAAGTCCAATGCAACAAATATTTTGGGAGATGTGAACAGAAAACATAATGAGACGATGATAAAGACCCCGCTAAGTAACCATACTACACCATTGTCCACTCCTGTAAAGACAATTTCTACttatgaagaagaaaacagAACTCCTGCTAAAGCAATGCCAATTCCCGTGCCTTCTACTCCATCAACTGTGTCTGTTCCAATGCTGACAACAACACCAGGTCCTGCTGTTGTTACACCTTACAATTCGAAGCTCGTTGGAAATATTCATGGGGAGGAGAAGATAGAGTATTCCTTTGAGGAGAGTCGGCTTGAGTTTTACCTTCAGAGAACACATTTCTAG
- the LOC129904603 gene encoding probable calcium-binding protein CML13, producing the protein MGKDLSNDQISSMKEAFTLFDTDGDGKISPSEVGILMRSLGGNPTQAQLKSIIAEEKLTSPFDFNRFLELMSKHLKPEPFDRQLRDAFKVLDKDGTGYVVVSDLKHILTSIGEKLEPSEFDEWIREVDVGSDGKIRYEDFIARMVAK; encoded by the coding sequence ATGGGGAAAGATCTGAGCAACGATCAAATATCCTCCATGAAGGAGGCATTCACTCTCTTCGATACCGACGGCGACGGAAAAATCTCCCCATCGGAGGTAGGTATCCTAATGCGTTCACTCGGAGGTAACCCTACCCAAGCTCAACTCAAATCAATAATCGCCGAGGAAAAACTCACATCGCCGTTCGATTTCAACCGGTTTTTGGAACTCATGTCGAAACACCTTAAACCGGAGCCATTTGATCGCCAATTACGCGATGCGTTCAAGGTACTTGATAAAGACGGCACTGGTTACGTCGTCGTTTCGGATCTAAAGCATATTTTAACTAGTATTGGTGAGAAGCTTGAGCCTTCGGaatttgatgagtggatccgaGAAGTTGATGTTGGATCTGATGGTAAGATCCGGTATGAAGATTTCATTGCTAGGATGGTTGCCAAGTGA
- the LOC129904602 gene encoding 40S ribosomal protein S13, with product MGRMHSRGKGISASALPYKRTPPSWLKISAPDVEDNICKFAKKGLTPSQIGVILRDSHGIAQVKSVTGSKILRILKAHGLAPEIPEDLYHLIKKAVAIRKHLERNRKDKDSKFRLILVESRIHRLARYYKKTKKLPPVWKYESTTASTLVA from the exons ATGGGTCGTATGCACAGTCGCGG TAAGGGTATCTCAGCGTCAGCTCTTCCTTACAAGAGAACTCCTCCAAGTTGGCTTAAGATCTCCGCTCCAGAT GTTGAGGACAATATCTGCAAGTTTGCGAAAAAAGGATTGACACCTTCACAAATTGGTGTGATTCTTCGTGATTCTCATGGAATTGCTCAAGTCAAGAGTGTCACCGGGAGCAAGATTTTGCGTATCCTCAAAGCTCATG GACTTGCTCCTGAGATCCCAGAGGATCTATACCACCTGATTAAGAAGGCAGTTGCCATCAGGAAGCATTTGGAGAGGAACAGAAAGGACAAGGATTCCAAGTTCCGCTTGATTTTGGTGGAGAGTAGGATTCACCGCCTTGCTCGTTATTACAAGAAAACTAAGAAGCTTCCACCTGTCTGGAAATA TGAGTCTACCACAGCAAGTACACTTGTAGCTTAA